The DNA window ATGCCCGTTAGCTGTTACTTCAGGAAAAGATATAACGGCGTGGATGCTGTGATCCCTGCAGCTTTGTTGTAAAAGCTGTAAGCTTTCACCACTGACGGATTCAGCTAGTTCCTCAATATCATCCCAAATAAAATAACCTGTTAAACAAAGTTCTGGAAAGACAATAAGGTCAGCCTGTTCGCTTGCAGCTTGCTTGATACATTCATTTATTTTCCGAATGTTTTCTTTTTTATTGCCTAGTAAAGGACAAAACTGAGCAATTGTAATATTCACTGTAAAATACCTCCTCATAATAGTTTTCACTATAAATACAAGCAAGAAGTGTGCCAACGTATTTTTTCAATCAATTCTAATTTTTAATCTTTAAAAAGATGAATTTTTTCATTATACTAATAGGGAGAAAAAGAGAATAAGTCATATTCTGCTTATACAGTTATTTAAAAAGCTAAGATGATGATTTTTATCATCAATGATGCGATTTTTCATTAGGAACAATAGAAAGGAGGAAATGCATAATGAGGAATTCTTCAATAGGTACCTGCGAATCAATAGTAGTCATCACAAATCATGAAGGACGCATTGATACCGTATCTATAAATAATAAACAAACCAGTCGCTTATCGTTGTTTCAAAAAAATATGTTATTTGAAGAAGTTCAGTGGAAAAAGGTCTTTACTGCTGCTCCAGATGACTCTACTCAGTTATTAAACACCTATGAGGGAAGAACCTATCTGTTTACTCTCCACTTTGTCCAAGCGAACTCTTACATAAATCAAATCGTAACATTAGTGAATATATCTCAAAGCATGTTTAACCCTTATTCAAATGAAGGTCAGCATAAAACCGATGAGTTGATTATGGAATCACCTGCTATGAAACGAATTGGTAAAATTATTGAAACAATTGCTCATGTAGGCTCTACTGTTCTTCTACTAGGTGAATCGGGAGTAGGCAAAAGTCAAATTGCTAAATTTATTCATAGAACTAGTACACGTTCAAAGCATTCTTTTATTTCTGTTAATTGCGGTGCTATTCCAGAAAGTTTAATCGAATCAGAGTTATTTGGGTATGAAGAAGGAACTTTTACAGGCGGAAAAAAAGGAGGAAAGGTCGGCTTATTTGAAGCTGCTCATAAAGGAACAATTTTTCTAGATGAAATTGCGGAATTTCCTTTAAACCTACAAGCAAAACTGCTAGGTGTTTTGCAAGAAAGCGCGGTGCGGAAAGTAGGAAGTACAGAAGAAAAGAAAGTAGATGTGCGAGTAATTGCTGCAACAAATAAAAATCTACAGGAGCTTGTTGAGAAAAAATTATTTCGTGAAGATTTGTTCTATAGGCTTAATGTCGTACCGCTCACTATTCCGCCTCTTAGGGAGCGAGAAAAGGACATACATATCTTAATTGATTATTTTCTGTTTAAATACAATACAAAATATCACCTTCAAAAAGAAATTAATGATGAAGTAAAACAAGAACTTATCCAATATAAATGGCCGGGAAACATAAGGGAATTGGAAAACACGATAGAAAGAATTGTCGTAACAAATATGACTGAAAAAGAAGTGTTAGAAGAAAAAAATATACGTGAAAACGTTTGGTCCTTTTCTTCTGAAGCACCAATATCTTTAAAAGAAGCTAAAAGACAAGTAGAAAAAGAATTAATTTTAAAAGCTTACGGTGAATACAAAAGTACTTACAAAGTAGCAGAAGTATTGCAGGTTGATCAGTCTACTATTTCAAAAAAGTTAAAAGTATACAAAAAAGAAGGTTTTTAAAGAGGTGAAGGGATGCGTCAATTAAAAATTGCATTAGCCCAGCTTAGAAGCAATTTGCATGATAAAAATAAAAATTTAAAGAGAGTTTTTGGAACAATGGAAGCGGCTAAAAATCAAGGTGCGGATTTTGTGTTATTCCCTGAATTATTTTTGACTGGTTTTTTGTTAAATGAACAAGTGGAGGAATTAGCTGAATCAGTAGAAGGAGAATTAATCACAAAAGTAAAAAAGTATGCTAAAGAATTACAAATAGGAGTTATTCTTGGTTTTCCAGAAAGGCACCACTTTAAAATATATAATTCCGCTGTATTTATTAATAAGGAAGGTGAGATAGTAGGAACTTATCGTAAAATTCACCTTTTTGATCATGAAAATTTATATTTTACTTCTGGAGATAGTATACCGGTCTTTGATACACCTCAAGGAAAGTTTGGAGTGATGATTACATATGATATGGAATTTCCTGAAGTGGCGCGAATTCTAGCGTTAAAAGGAGCCGAAGTTGTCTTTGTTCTTTGTGCGAACATGATTCCTTACGAGCATCATCAGCACATTTATTTGAGGTCAAGAGCTTTAGAAAATCATATTTTTATTGCAGCTGCTAATAAAGTTGGATTAGAAGACGACTATGTCTATTTTGGTGAAAGTGAAGTTATTAATCCTAATGGGCACTGTGTGTTTAAATCTCTTAATAATGAGGACCTTGCGATTGTTGACATAGACCTATCGTCTTCGGCAAGTTCAAAGGAAATCTTGAACTATTTGGATAATCGAAAGTCAGAGTTATACAGAAGAGAAGGGTTATAAGAGTTCTTTATTAAAGAAAGCTGCTATTACTTTTTCATAGCAACTAAGCGAGCAGTGTGACTCGCGGAGCTTGCGTGAATGGTCTTCCCTATTTTTGTTGATGTTTGCACCCAATTCACTTCATCCGGATAATTCGTAATCACTCCGTCACTTTTTGTTTTCCACAAAAATGAAGCGGGAAGCCGCTTGTTTCCAGACCACGGTGATATTTTCATTCCGGCAGAATGGACTTGGTGGATGAGAGTAGGCGTTAGTATGTCATAAGACGGGTTAAAGTAAGTGGCAAAGGCGGCAAATTGCTGGATTGAGTTTGGGTTTGCATCTTGTTCTGAAGAAGTTAGTATGCCTATAGGAACGTTTGGGAGAAGCTCATGCATTTTTTTCATGGACGAAACGTTAAAAGACTGAATGATAACGTGATCGAGCTGTCGTTTGTTGATTTCAAAAGCTACTTTTCTTTCAATTCCAGAATAAAGTTCCGGGGCTTTTAACTCTATTAATATACCGATTTTTCCTTGAAATTCATCTAACACTTGTGAAAGAGTTGGAATTTTTTCATTTGCAAAAGAATCATTTTTCCAGCTTCCTGCATCCAAGCGCTGAAGCTCAGCGTACGTTAACTCTCGAACGTGTCCGCTTCCGTTTGTCGTTCGGTCTACGGTACGGTCATGCATAATAACGAGTACACCGTCTTTGCTTTGCTGCACGTCAAGTTCAATGTAGTCAGCATTCATTTCTAGCGCTTGGTGAAAAGCAGCCATTGTATTTTCAGGTGCGTAAGCAGAGGCTCCTCGATGCGCAATGTTTGTGAGTTTTTCTTCCGTGCGTGCAAAAGCAGAAGAGGCGATTGAACAGCATAACAAAGCGACTGCGCTTAGACCAGCTAAATATTTTTTCATTACGTTTCTCTCCTATGCGTTGGTATAGAAATAGCGTAACGAAAAAATGTGATACTGATATAGAGAAAGTATGTAGAAAGCGTTGACATTTCGTAAAGAAAAATAGGGACTTTTTCATAGTGATGTTTACAAAAAATGCGTAAAAGAATAGTAAATTTAATCAAATTTTAAGGAAACAGAGCTATAATAAAAGGCGTGAAAAAAAGAATAGGAATTTCTTAGAAAATAGTTGTATAATAGTTTAGTCAGTCAATGAAAGGAATGAAACATGGATATTCAGTACATACATACGTTTACGATGCAAACAAAAGAGGAGTGCCGGACGCTTCAGCAAAAGCTAAAAGCACAAATCGATTTAACATCACGCGTCAAAATGACGCATATACATAACTGTGCTGGTGTTGATGTTGCGTATTGGGAGGAAAACGGCGTATCCTACGGAGCGTGCAGCATTGTAGTGGTTGATTATCAGATGAAAAACGTTGTGGAAAAAGTGCACAGTGTAGGAGAAGTAACCGTTCCTTATCTTCCTGGGTTTCTAGCTTTTCGAGAGCTTCCTTTAATTCTTGAAGCGGCTAAAAAACTTCAAATAGAGCCCGATGTGTTTTTATTTGATGGCAACGGATATTTGCACTATGAGCACATGGGAGTAGCCACACATGCTTCGTTTTTTCTCAATAAACCTACCGTGGGAATTGGGAAAAGCTATTTGAAAATCAATGGACATGATTACGTTATGCCGGACGCTTCAGCAGGCGCTTATGAAGATATTGTGATTGATGACGAAGTTTATGGTAGAGTAGTAAGGACGGCAAAAGGGGTAAAACCTATTTTTCTGTCGTGCGGAAATTATATTGATTTGGACATGTCGTATCAGCTCATGATGCATTTTATCTCAAAAGAAAGTAAGCTTCCGATTCCGGTCCGCCTAGCAGATCTGCATACGCATGAGCTGCCGAAAAAATACCGGCAGTCAGCAGGGAAGTAAGCTGTTCATAATGAGTTCATAGTTTCCTTTTATACTGATGGTTGGAATATAGTAGTAGTGTAAAATTATTAAAGAATGAGTAAGGTGATTAAAGGTGAGTTCATTTATTACGAGTATTTTGGATTTTCTAACGAGCCTTGGCTATTTAGGTATTGCGCTCGGCTTAATGATTGAAATCATTCCAAGTGAAATTGTACTAGCCTACGGGGGGTATATGATTTCTCAAGGCATGATTAGTTTTCCTGGAGCAGTCATTGCTGGAATTATTGGCGGAACGATTGCACAGTGGTTTTTATATTGGATTGGAGCCTACGGAGGACGTCCGTTTCTTCAAAAATACGGGAAGTACTTATTCATTCATGATAAGCATATTGATCTTGCGGAAAACTGGTTTAATAAATACGGTGCGGGTGTTGTTTTCTCTGCTCGTTTTGTACCGGTTGTTCGACATGCGATTTCGATCCCTGCAGGTATTGCTAAAATGCCGTTTTGGAAATTTACGTCTTTAACCGTGTTAGCGATGATTCCTTGGTCGATTTTATTTATTTACTTAGGCGGAAAGCTGGGCGAGAACTGGGCGAACATTGAAGACGTAGCAAGCAAATATACGCTGCCGTTTGTGGTTGCGGCATTTGTTATTATTGTTCTTTATTTCGTGTTCAAACGCACGCGTACAAAGCGCGTATAATATCGTTTTCGGACTAAAAGCATGGCAAGAAGCCATGCTTTTTTTGTATGAGCAAAAAGAAGCTCTTTTATTTGCTCATGACTTCTTCAAGTGCTATTATTTTTCATACGCACTAAAAAAGGAGACGATTTAACGTGGTACAAGAAATTGTATTAAATGATACGCCTATTCAAATTTACAGCTATGAACAAGAGATTGTAAAAGGCAAAACGAAAATTTCAGTTGATTTTAAAGTAACCAGTGAGGAATATCATGATATTACCACACTGTTGTATAAAGGTACTTTTCATGTGAATGTGCCGGAAGAAGACTTAGATTTCCAAGGAACGATTCATCAGTACTCCACGTCTTTTACAAATTTATATGAAAAAGGACAGGTAGGGGATTTTTCATTAAGTTTAATTGAAGTGAACGAATAAGGAGCAGATGCGTGATGAAAGTAAGTATACTCGACCAATCTCCCATTTCATCTCATCAGACGCCAGCTGAAGCGTTAGAAGCATCAATGCAGCTGGCCAAAGCTGGTGACAAGCTTGGCTATGAGCGCTACTGGATTGCAGAGCATCATGATTTGTCTGGACTTGCCTGTTCGGCTCCTGAAGTGATGCTTGGCTATATCGGCGCACAGACAGAAACTATTCGAATTGGGTCGGGAGCGGTGCTGCTGCCTCACTACAAGCCGTATAAAGTAGCGGAAACCTATAACATGCTGGCAACGCTGTTTCCAGGGCGCATTGATCTAGGGATTGGACGCGCGCCGGGAGGGTCAGCTGAAGCAACAAATGCGCTGTCGGATAATTTTTTACAGCAAGTATTTAAAATGCCTGAACTTGTTAAAGA is part of the Priestia aryabhattai genome and encodes:
- a CDS encoding carbon-nitrogen hydrolase family protein — its product is MRQLKIALAQLRSNLHDKNKNLKRVFGTMEAAKNQGADFVLFPELFLTGFLLNEQVEELAESVEGELITKVKKYAKELQIGVILGFPERHHFKIYNSAVFINKEGEIVGTYRKIHLFDHENLYFTSGDSIPVFDTPQGKFGVMITYDMEFPEVARILALKGAEVVFVLCANMIPYEHHQHIYLRSRALENHIFIAAANKVGLEDDYVYFGESEVINPNGHCVFKSLNNEDLAIVDIDLSSSASSKEILNYLDNRKSELYRREGL
- a CDS encoding DedA family protein; this translates as MSSFITSILDFLTSLGYLGIALGLMIEIIPSEIVLAYGGYMISQGMISFPGAVIAGIIGGTIAQWFLYWIGAYGGRPFLQKYGKYLFIHDKHIDLAENWFNKYGAGVVFSARFVPVVRHAISIPAGIAKMPFWKFTSLTVLAMIPWSILFIYLGGKLGENWANIEDVASKYTLPFVVAAFVIIVLYFVFKRTRTKRV
- a CDS encoding endonuclease V, with product MDIQYIHTFTMQTKEECRTLQQKLKAQIDLTSRVKMTHIHNCAGVDVAYWEENGVSYGACSIVVVDYQMKNVVEKVHSVGEVTVPYLPGFLAFRELPLILEAAKKLQIEPDVFLFDGNGYLHYEHMGVATHASFFLNKPTVGIGKSYLKINGHDYVMPDASAGAYEDIVIDDEVYGRVVRTAKGVKPIFLSCGNYIDLDMSYQLMMHFISKESKLPIPVRLADLHTHELPKKYRQSAGK
- a CDS encoding DUF3219 family protein → MVQEIVLNDTPIQIYSYEQEIVKGKTKISVDFKVTSEEYHDITTLLYKGTFHVNVPEEDLDFQGTIHQYSTSFTNLYEKGQVGDFSLSLIEVNE
- a CDS encoding sigma-54 interaction domain-containing protein — protein: MRNSSIGTCESIVVITNHEGRIDTVSINNKQTSRLSLFQKNMLFEEVQWKKVFTAAPDDSTQLLNTYEGRTYLFTLHFVQANSYINQIVTLVNISQSMFNPYSNEGQHKTDELIMESPAMKRIGKIIETIAHVGSTVLLLGESGVGKSQIAKFIHRTSTRSKHSFISVNCGAIPESLIESELFGYEEGTFTGGKKGGKVGLFEAAHKGTIFLDEIAEFPLNLQAKLLGVLQESAVRKVGSTEEKKVDVRVIAATNKNLQELVEKKLFREDLFYRLNVVPLTIPPLREREKDIHILIDYFLFKYNTKYHLQKEINDEVKQELIQYKWPGNIRELENTIERIVVTNMTEKEVLEEKNIRENVWSFSSEAPISLKEAKRQVEKELILKAYGEYKSTYKVAEVLQVDQSTISKKLKVYKKEGF
- a CDS encoding glycerophosphodiester phosphodiesterase translates to MKKYLAGLSAVALLCCSIASSAFARTEEKLTNIAHRGASAYAPENTMAAFHQALEMNADYIELDVQQSKDGVLVIMHDRTVDRTTNGSGHVRELTYAELQRLDAGSWKNDSFANEKIPTLSQVLDEFQGKIGILIELKAPELYSGIERKVAFEINKRQLDHVIIQSFNVSSMKKMHELLPNVPIGILTSSEQDANPNSIQQFAAFATYFNPSYDILTPTLIHQVHSAGMKISPWSGNKRLPASFLWKTKSDGVITNYPDEVNWVQTSTKIGKTIHASSASHTARLVAMKK